In Drosophila biarmipes strain raj3 unplaced genomic scaffold, RU_DBia_V1.1 ptg000008l, whole genome shotgun sequence, one DNA window encodes the following:
- the LOC108021867 gene encoding uncharacterized protein LOC108021867 isoform X2: MFVTTQDPPLIVLPKNFASQSPFLTHLRKRLQWTRDLLKLNCELRQTKNYNRGENELHHLGYCLGLEASTPAIGPIAFQLLTWRYSAYYSIGRSISFLHLP; encoded by the exons ATGTTCGTGACGACTCAAGAT CCCCCTCTGATCGTATTACCGAAAAACTTTGCTTCGCAGAGCCCATTTTTAACACACCTAAGAAAACGCCTGCAATGGACAAGAGATCTTTTGAAATTGA ATTGCGAGCTACGACAAACCAAAAACTATAACCGGGGAGAGAACGAACTCCACCACTTGGGCTATTGTCTTGGCTTGGAGGCCTCTACACctgcgatcggtcctatagcTTTTCAGCTGTTGACGTGGCGGTATTCAGCTTATTATTCAATCGGCCGTTCCATATCCTTTCTCCACCTCCCATAA
- the LOC108021867 gene encoding uncharacterized protein LOC108021867 isoform X1, translating to MVVWSCIFVMFVTTQDPPLIVLPKNFASQSPFLTHLRKRLQWTRDLLKLNCELRQTKNYNRGENELHHLGYCLGLEASTPAIGPIAFQLLTWRYSAYYSIGRSISFLHLP from the exons atggT AGTTTGGTCTTGCATTTTTGTAATGTTCGTGACGACTCAAGAT CCCCCTCTGATCGTATTACCGAAAAACTTTGCTTCGCAGAGCCCATTTTTAACACACCTAAGAAAACGCCTGCAATGGACAAGAGATCTTTTGAAATTGA ATTGCGAGCTACGACAAACCAAAAACTATAACCGGGGAGAGAACGAACTCCACCACTTGGGCTATTGTCTTGGCTTGGAGGCCTCTACACctgcgatcggtcctatagcTTTTCAGCTGTTGACGTGGCGGTATTCAGCTTATTATTCAATCGGCCGTTCCATATCCTTTCTCCACCTCCCATAA
- the LOC108021867 gene encoding uncharacterized protein LOC108021867 isoform X4: MVRANRKPPLIVLPKNFASQSPFLTHLRKRLQWTRDLLKLNCELRQTKNYNRGENELHHLGYCLGLEASTPAIGPIAFQLLTWRYSAYYSIGRSISFLHLP; the protein is encoded by the exons CCCCCTCTGATCGTATTACCGAAAAACTTTGCTTCGCAGAGCCCATTTTTAACACACCTAAGAAAACGCCTGCAATGGACAAGAGATCTTTTGAAATTGA ATTGCGAGCTACGACAAACCAAAAACTATAACCGGGGAGAGAACGAACTCCACCACTTGGGCTATTGTCTTGGCTTGGAGGCCTCTACACctgcgatcggtcctatagcTTTTCAGCTGTTGACGTGGCGGTATTCAGCTTATTATTCAATCGGCCGTTCCATATCCTTTCTCCACCTCCCATAA
- the LOC108021867 gene encoding uncharacterized protein LOC108021867 isoform X9, with protein sequence MVRANRKSLVLHFCNVRDDSRSPSDRITEKLCFAEPIFNTPKKTPAMDKRSFEIELRATTNQKL encoded by the exons AGTTTGGTCTTGCATTTTTGTAATGTTCGTGACGACTCAAGAT CCCCCTCTGATCGTATTACCGAAAAACTTTGCTTCGCAGAGCCCATTTTTAACACACCTAAGAAAACGCCTGCAATGGACAAGAGATCTTTTGAAATTGA ATTGCGAGCTACGACAAACCAAAAACTATAA